The following are from one region of the Streptomyces fradiae genome:
- a CDS encoding Gfo/Idh/MocA family protein: MNGVTGRMGYRQHLVRSILALREQGGLDLGDGQVLWPEPVLVGRREPALRALAERHGLTEWSTDLDAVLADDSIDIYFDAQVTSARVAALTKAIAAGKHVYTEKPTAGDLAGALELARLAQEKGIRHGVVQDKLFLPGLRKLKRLIDGGFFGEILSVRGEFGYWVFEGDWQEAQRPSWNYRAEDGGGIVVDMFPHWEYVLHELFGRVTSVTAAVATHVPRRWDERGKPYEATADDAAYGIFQLAGGAIAQINSSWAVRVHRDELVEFQVDGTHGSAVAGLRGCRIQHRAATPKPVWNPDIPATEPFREQWQEVPDNAEFDNGFKAQWELFLRHVVLGEPYHWDLLAGARGVQLAELGLRSAAEGRRIEVPEVAL, from the coding sequence ATGAACGGCGTCACCGGCCGCATGGGATACCGCCAGCACCTCGTCCGCTCGATCCTCGCCCTGCGCGAGCAGGGCGGACTCGACCTCGGCGACGGCCAGGTCCTGTGGCCGGAACCGGTCCTCGTCGGCCGCCGCGAGCCCGCGCTGCGCGCGCTCGCCGAGCGGCACGGGCTGACCGAGTGGTCCACCGACCTCGACGCGGTCCTCGCCGACGACTCGATCGACATCTACTTCGACGCGCAGGTCACCTCCGCCCGCGTCGCCGCGCTGACCAAGGCCATCGCCGCCGGCAAGCACGTCTACACCGAGAAGCCCACCGCCGGTGACCTGGCCGGCGCCCTCGAACTCGCCCGCCTGGCCCAGGAGAAGGGCATCCGGCACGGCGTCGTCCAGGACAAGCTGTTCCTGCCGGGCCTGCGCAAGCTGAAGCGGCTGATCGACGGCGGCTTCTTCGGCGAGATCCTGTCCGTGCGCGGCGAGTTCGGCTACTGGGTCTTCGAGGGCGACTGGCAGGAGGCGCAGCGCCCCAGCTGGAACTACCGCGCGGAGGACGGCGGCGGCATCGTCGTCGACATGTTCCCGCACTGGGAGTACGTGCTCCACGAGCTGTTCGGCCGGGTCACCTCCGTCACCGCCGCCGTCGCCACCCATGTGCCGCGCCGCTGGGACGAGCGGGGCAAGCCGTACGAGGCGACCGCCGACGACGCCGCGTACGGCATCTTCCAGCTGGCGGGCGGCGCCATCGCGCAGATCAACTCCTCCTGGGCGGTCCGGGTGCACCGCGACGAGCTCGTCGAGTTCCAGGTCGACGGGACGCACGGCTCCGCCGTCGCCGGCCTGCGCGGCTGCCGGATCCAGCACCGCGCCGCCACCCCGAAGCCCGTGTGGAACCCGGACATCCCGGCGACCGAGCCGTTCCGCGAGCAGTGGCAGGAGGTGCCGGACAACGCCGAGTTCGACAACGGCTTCAAGGCCCAGTGGGAGCTGTTCCTGCGGCACGTCGTGCTCGGCGAGCCGTACCACTGGGACCTGCTCGCGGGCGCGCGCGGTGTGCAGCTCGCCGAGCTCGGCCTGCGCTCGGCTGCGGAGGGCCGCCGGATCGAGGTCCCAGAGGTCGCGCTGTGA
- a CDS encoding LacI family DNA-binding transcriptional regulator has product MTVTLADVAARAQVSPATVSRVLNGNYPVAAATRERVLRAVDELDYVPNGPASSLAAATSDLVGILVNDIADPFFGIMAGAAQGAIGAPGAGRAGGEKLAVVCNTGGDPERELTYLTLLQRQRAAAVILTGGSLEDPEHLAAVSAKLARLTEAGTRVVLCGRPPLEGVSAATLAFDNRTGAQRLTEYLLSLGHRRIGYVAGPENRTTTRHRLEGHRAALAAAGVAEGPTVHGRYDRPSGYEVTSELLSRAPDLTAVVAANDTVALGVCAALRDRGLSIPGDVSVAGFDDLPFSVDAVPALTTVRLPLHEAGARAGRIALGAEEPPAGEPSTIPAELVVRGSTAPPKG; this is encoded by the coding sequence ATGACCGTCACCCTGGCGGACGTGGCAGCCCGCGCACAGGTCTCCCCCGCGACCGTCTCCCGCGTCCTGAACGGCAACTACCCGGTCGCCGCCGCCACCCGAGAGCGGGTGCTGCGCGCGGTGGACGAGCTCGACTACGTACCGAACGGACCGGCCAGCTCCCTCGCCGCCGCCACCTCCGACCTGGTCGGCATCCTCGTCAACGACATCGCCGACCCCTTCTTCGGGATCATGGCCGGGGCCGCGCAGGGCGCCATCGGCGCGCCGGGCGCGGGGCGGGCCGGCGGCGAGAAACTGGCCGTGGTGTGCAACACCGGCGGCGACCCGGAGCGCGAACTCACCTATCTCACCCTGCTCCAGCGGCAGCGCGCCGCCGCCGTGATCCTCACCGGCGGCTCCCTGGAGGACCCGGAGCACCTGGCGGCGGTGAGCGCGAAGCTGGCCCGGCTCACCGAGGCCGGCACCCGGGTGGTGCTGTGCGGGCGGCCCCCGCTGGAGGGGGTGTCGGCCGCCACGCTCGCCTTCGACAACCGGACCGGGGCGCAGCGGCTCACCGAGTACCTGCTGTCGCTCGGGCACCGGCGGATCGGTTACGTCGCGGGCCCGGAGAACCGCACCACCACCCGGCACCGCCTGGAGGGCCACCGGGCGGCGCTCGCGGCGGCCGGGGTCGCGGAGGGCCCGACCGTGCACGGCCGCTACGACCGCCCGTCCGGCTACGAGGTGACCTCCGAACTCCTGTCCCGCGCCCCGGACCTGACGGCGGTCGTCGCCGCCAACGACACGGTCGCGCTCGGCGTCTGCGCGGCGCTGCGCGACCGGGGCCTGAGCATCCCGGGCGACGTCTCGGTGGCCGGCTTCGACGACCTGCCCTTCTCGGTCGACGCGGTGCCCGCGCTCACGACCGTACGGCTCCCGCTGCACGAGGCGGGCGCGCGGGCCGGGCGGATCGCGCTCGGCGCGGAGGAGCCGCCGGCGGGCGAGCCCTCGACGATCCCGGCGGAGCTGGTGGTACGGGGGTCGACGGCGCCGCCGAAGGGGTGA
- a CDS encoding AAA family ATPase — translation MTFENVVVDSPEPAPGAVLLAGIPGSGKSTVAAALAARFARAAHIEVDHLQELIVSGGHWPSPDGDAEADRQILLRARHACLLADSFVAAGFLPVLDDVVVRRSHLDFYRARARAPLHVVILAPGPDRAWERNNARHKRLTTNWGWLDEAMREELSGEGVWIDNAEQTVEQTVDAVLAATGLDATVPGTA, via the coding sequence ATGACCTTCGAGAACGTCGTCGTCGACAGCCCCGAACCCGCACCCGGCGCCGTCCTGTTGGCCGGCATCCCGGGCAGCGGCAAGAGCACCGTCGCGGCGGCCCTCGCGGCCCGGTTCGCGCGGGCCGCGCACATCGAGGTCGACCACCTCCAGGAGCTCATCGTCAGCGGCGGCCACTGGCCGAGCCCGGACGGCGACGCCGAGGCCGACCGGCAGATCCTGCTGCGGGCCCGGCACGCCTGTCTGCTCGCCGACAGCTTCGTCGCGGCCGGCTTCCTGCCCGTCCTCGACGACGTGGTGGTCCGCCGCTCCCACCTCGACTTCTACCGCGCCCGGGCGAGGGCGCCGCTGCACGTGGTCATCCTGGCCCCGGGCCCGGACAGGGCCTGGGAGCGCAACAACGCCCGTCACAAGCGCCTGACGACCAACTGGGGCTGGCTCGACGAGGCCATGCGCGAGGAACTGTCCGGCGAGGGCGTCTGGATCGACAACGCGGAGCAGACGGTCGAGCAGACCGTCGACGCCGTCCTCGCCGCCACGGGCCTCGACGCCACCGTCCCGGGCACCGCCTGA
- a CDS encoding EamA family transporter, with translation MRPAHVALAALVAAVWGVNFVVIEIGLDHFPPLLFSALRFLVAALPAVFFVGRPKVAWKWIVGVGLALGVAKFGLLFTGMSLGAPAGLSSLILQVQAVFTALFAFLALGERPGGVKVLGMGVALAGIGVAAVDEGTSGPLTGFVLVIAAAVCWGVSNVLTRKAAPPDPLNFMVWVSTVPVLPLLALSLLLEGPDRDLAALRGLDWTGAGVIVYVAWITTVFGFGAWGWLLRRHPASSVAPFSLLVPVFGMSSAALFLGEPVSPLRWCAAALLVGGVALTSFQRRKAAPEPAARVLVQTSNGGTAP, from the coding sequence ATGCGCCCCGCTCATGTAGCCCTCGCCGCCCTGGTCGCCGCCGTCTGGGGAGTCAACTTCGTCGTCATCGAGATCGGCCTCGACCACTTCCCGCCGCTGCTCTTCTCCGCCCTCCGCTTCCTCGTCGCCGCCCTGCCCGCCGTCTTCTTCGTCGGCCGCCCGAAGGTCGCCTGGAAGTGGATCGTGGGGGTCGGACTCGCCCTCGGCGTCGCCAAGTTCGGACTGCTCTTCACCGGCATGAGCCTCGGCGCCCCGGCCGGCCTCTCCTCCCTGATCCTGCAGGTCCAGGCGGTCTTCACGGCCCTCTTCGCCTTCCTCGCGCTCGGCGAGCGGCCCGGCGGGGTCAAGGTGCTCGGCATGGGCGTCGCGCTCGCCGGCATCGGCGTCGCCGCCGTCGACGAGGGCACCTCCGGACCGCTCACCGGCTTCGTCCTGGTGATCGCGGCCGCCGTCTGCTGGGGCGTCTCCAACGTCCTCACCCGCAAGGCCGCCCCGCCCGACCCGCTCAACTTCATGGTCTGGGTCAGCACCGTCCCCGTACTCCCGCTGCTCGCCCTCTCCCTCCTCCTCGAAGGCCCCGACCGCGACCTGGCGGCGCTGCGCGGTCTCGACTGGACCGGCGCCGGCGTCATCGTCTACGTCGCCTGGATCACCACCGTCTTCGGCTTCGGCGCCTGGGGCTGGCTGCTCCGCCGCCACCCGGCCTCCTCCGTGGCCCCCTTCTCCCTCCTCGTCCCCGTCTTCGGCATGTCCTCCGCCGCCCTCTTCCTCGGCGAACCGGTCAGCCCGCTGCGCTGGTGCGCCGCCGCGCTGCTCGTCGGGGGAGTGGCCCTGACCTCCTTCCAGCGCCGCAAGGCCGCGCCGGAGCCGGCGGCTAGGGTGCTGGTGCAGACGTCGAACGGGGGAACCGCACCATGA
- a CDS encoding LysR family transcriptional regulator produces the protein MLDLGRLRALHAVAVHGTVGAAATALGYTPSAVSQQIAKLERETRTTLLERSGRGVRLTDEARQLADTAERLLALVEEAEVRLEERRGLPAGRLRIGCFASAARGLMPRALADLARRHPALDARLSEVDPHLSVDLVGRGVLDLAVAHDWDIAPLPVPPGVEQAVIGDDLCDILVPREHPLAGRDGVRREELSQERWITQPPGTVCHDWLIRTLRATGYEPLIAHQAEENHTQVALVAAGLGIALVPRLGRGTLPPEVVALRLDPIPMRRLWALWRTGAARRPAITETVRTLQEVWPEIAAAG, from the coding sequence GTGCTCGATCTGGGACGTCTGCGCGCGCTGCACGCCGTCGCCGTGCACGGCACGGTCGGCGCGGCGGCCACCGCGCTCGGCTACACGCCCTCGGCGGTCTCGCAGCAGATCGCCAAGCTGGAGCGGGAGACCCGCACGACCCTGCTCGAACGCAGCGGCCGGGGCGTCCGGCTGACCGACGAGGCCCGCCAACTGGCCGACACCGCCGAGCGGTTGCTCGCGCTCGTGGAGGAGGCGGAGGTACGTCTGGAGGAGCGGCGCGGGCTGCCCGCGGGGCGGCTGCGGATCGGCTGCTTCGCCAGCGCGGCGCGCGGTCTGATGCCCCGGGCGCTCGCCGATCTGGCCCGCCGCCATCCGGCGCTCGACGCCCGCCTGTCCGAGGTGGACCCGCATCTCTCGGTGGACCTGGTGGGGCGGGGCGTGCTCGACCTGGCCGTGGCGCACGACTGGGACATCGCGCCGCTGCCCGTACCGCCGGGGGTGGAGCAGGCGGTGATCGGCGACGACCTGTGCGACATCCTGGTGCCGCGCGAGCATCCGCTGGCGGGCCGGGACGGGGTGCGGCGCGAGGAGCTGAGCCAGGAGCGGTGGATCACCCAGCCGCCGGGGACGGTGTGTCACGACTGGCTGATCCGGACGCTGCGGGCGACCGGTTACGAGCCGCTGATCGCCCATCAGGCCGAGGAGAACCACACCCAGGTGGCGCTGGTGGCGGCCGGGCTCGGCATCGCGCTCGTACCGCGGCTCGGCCGCGGCACCCTGCCGCCGGAGGTGGTGGCGCTGCGGCTCGACCCGATCCCGATGCGGCGGCTGTGGGCGCTGTGGCGGACCGGGGCGGCCCGGCGGCCGGCGATCACGGAGACGGTGCGGACCCTGCAGGAGGTGTGGCCGGAGATCGCGGCGGCCGGGTGA
- a CDS encoding glycoside hydrolase family 3 protein, producing the protein MPPAPSRRTVLTVTAAAAAAAVTGVTATAALADEQRISDDKLRTLLSRMSLEEKVGQLFVMRVYGHSATAPDQVDVDANLKEIGVRTAAELIERYHVGGIIYFAWAHNTRDPHQIADLSNGIQRAGLAQPTPLPLLISTDQEHGIVCRVGEPATLMPGAMALGAGGSHSDARKAAQIAGAELAAVGIRQNYAPVADVNVNPANPVIGVRSFGADPAAVAAMVAAQVKGYQQGGVAATSKHFPGHGDTATDSHYGLPTITHTREQWAELDAPPFRAAIAAGIDSIMTAHIVVPALDPSEDPATLSRPILTGILREQLGYDGVVVTDALGMEGVRTKYGDERVPVLALKAGVDQLLNPPDLSVAWHAVLAAVKNGELTEARLDESILRILRLKARLGLFKEPYVSDAGVDRTVGTPAHLAHADRIAERTTTLLVNEGGFLPVSRRSHPKVLVVGADPASPSGTTGPPTGTVAGALNELGFTPTVVPTGTAPTAAKIDEAVAAAAGQDLVVVGTYNLTATSTQRTLVARLVATGVPVVTIAIRNPYDVARTTGQRATLAAYSWTDVELRAAVRVLAGRAEPQGRLPVPVQDAADPAKVLYPVGYGLSYR; encoded by the coding sequence GTGCCCCCGGCCCCCTCCCGACGCACCGTCCTCACCGTCACCGCCGCCGCGGCGGCCGCCGCCGTCACGGGCGTGACCGCGACCGCGGCTCTCGCCGACGAGCAGCGGATCTCCGACGACAAGCTGCGCACGCTCCTCTCCCGGATGTCCCTGGAGGAGAAAGTCGGCCAGCTCTTCGTCATGCGGGTCTACGGCCACTCCGCCACCGCCCCCGACCAGGTCGACGTCGACGCCAACCTCAAGGAGATCGGCGTCCGCACGGCCGCCGAGCTGATCGAGCGCTATCACGTCGGCGGGATCATCTACTTCGCCTGGGCGCACAACACCCGCGACCCGCACCAGATCGCCGACCTGTCCAACGGCATCCAGCGGGCCGGGCTCGCGCAGCCGACCCCGCTCCCGCTGCTCATCTCCACCGACCAGGAGCACGGCATCGTCTGCCGGGTCGGCGAGCCGGCCACCCTGATGCCGGGCGCGATGGCGCTGGGCGCGGGCGGTTCGCACTCCGACGCCCGCAAGGCGGCGCAGATCGCGGGCGCCGAACTGGCCGCCGTCGGCATCCGGCAGAACTACGCGCCGGTCGCCGACGTCAACGTCAACCCGGCCAACCCGGTGATCGGCGTACGGTCCTTCGGCGCCGACCCGGCGGCGGTGGCCGCGATGGTCGCCGCGCAGGTCAAGGGCTACCAGCAGGGCGGGGTCGCGGCGACCTCCAAGCACTTCCCGGGGCACGGCGACACGGCCACCGACAGCCACTACGGCCTGCCGACCATCACCCACACCCGCGAGCAGTGGGCCGAGCTCGACGCCCCGCCGTTCCGTGCGGCGATCGCCGCCGGCATCGACTCGATCATGACGGCGCACATCGTGGTGCCCGCGCTCGACCCGAGCGAGGACCCGGCGACGCTGTCCCGGCCGATCCTCACCGGCATCCTGCGCGAACAGCTCGGCTACGACGGTGTGGTGGTCACCGACGCGCTCGGCATGGAGGGCGTGCGGACGAAGTACGGCGACGAGCGCGTCCCCGTGCTCGCGCTGAAGGCGGGCGTGGACCAGCTGCTCAACCCGCCGGACCTCTCCGTCGCCTGGCACGCGGTGCTCGCCGCCGTGAAGAACGGCGAGCTGACCGAGGCCCGGCTCGACGAATCGATCCTGCGGATCCTGCGCCTCAAGGCCAGACTCGGCCTGTTCAAGGAGCCGTACGTCAGCGACGCCGGCGTCGACCGCACGGTCGGCACCCCGGCCCACCTCGCGCACGCCGACCGGATCGCCGAGCGGACCACCACGCTGCTGGTCAACGAGGGCGGCTTCCTGCCGGTCAGCCGGCGCAGTCACCCCAAGGTCCTGGTGGTGGGCGCCGACCCGGCCTCGCCGTCCGGCACCACGGGCCCGCCGACCGGCACCGTGGCCGGTGCCCTGAACGAACTCGGCTTCACCCCCACGGTGGTGCCGACCGGGACGGCCCCGACCGCCGCGAAGATCGACGAGGCGGTGGCCGCCGCGGCCGGCCAGGACCTGGTCGTGGTCGGCACGTACAACCTGACGGCGACCAGCACCCAGCGCACGCTGGTCGCCCGGCTCGTCGCGACCGGAGTGCCGGTGGTCACGATCGCCATCCGCAATCCGTACGACGTGGCGCGGACCACCGGCCAGCGGGCCACGCTCGCCGCCTACTCCTGGACGGACGTCGAACTGCGCGCCGCCGTACGGGTCCTGGCGGGCCGGGCCGAGCCGCAGGGCCGGCTTCCGGTCCCGGTGCAGGACGCGGCCGACCCGGCGAAGGTGCTTTACCCGGTGGGGTACGGACTCTCGTACCGCTGA
- a CDS encoding peptidoglycan-binding protein, translating into MKLQRTLASLGAVAALTLGVLTTGSASASAAMPRCTDYDTYHDAADYYAKIPTDAAGSNFCAMGRGASGEQVRWLQETLWQCYGQNIVSDGQFGPATESALKRVQSALKISADGVYGPQTRDALKWNWVLFETGGDRCLRLTEAPGPLRS; encoded by the coding sequence ATGAAGCTGCAGCGCACCCTCGCATCGCTCGGCGCGGTCGCCGCGCTCACGCTCGGCGTACTCACCACTGGTTCGGCGTCGGCGAGCGCCGCCATGCCCCGCTGTACCGATTACGACACCTACCACGACGCCGCCGACTACTACGCGAAGATCCCGACCGATGCCGCGGGAAGCAACTTCTGCGCGATGGGCCGCGGCGCCTCCGGTGAGCAGGTCCGCTGGCTGCAGGAGACCCTGTGGCAGTGCTACGGCCAGAACATCGTGTCCGACGGCCAGTTCGGTCCGGCGACCGAGTCCGCCCTCAAGCGGGTCCAGTCCGCCCTCAAGATCTCCGCCGACGGCGTCTACGGTCCGCAGACCCGTGACGCGCTCAAGTGGAACTGGGTCCTCTTCGAGACCGGCGGGGACCGGTGCCTCCGCCTGACGGAGGCCCCGGGCCCGCTCCGCTCGTAG
- a CDS encoding DUF2690 domain-containing protein, producing the protein MRRIKDASQLSYNRLADKTHYSRSSWERFLNGKQVPARIAVEEFAAAARTDPGPLLALLDQAVVREEAAAETPAEEPAARTAERPRPESVPEPVPGPGAPGPEEGAPARRFAWPRILTTAAGVVAGAALGSLLTVLLIEPADAGTPGAKGSPSTTASATPAAQTRPSGPIKVGCKSDTCLDREPQAEDCQWDAKTVRQTFLRGMRIQLRYSEACQAVWGRIENGNIGDTVMIRDKRSSSDEATIRMEHDTYTRMLAVTPDAPWETITICGAIPAQKEQECSPLGEIKP; encoded by the coding sequence ATGCGCCGGATCAAGGACGCGTCGCAGCTGAGCTACAACCGCCTGGCGGACAAGACGCACTACAGCCGCTCCTCCTGGGAGCGCTTCCTCAACGGAAAACAGGTCCCGGCCCGGATCGCAGTCGAGGAGTTCGCGGCCGCGGCCAGGACCGATCCCGGGCCCCTGCTCGCGCTCCTCGACCAGGCCGTCGTACGCGAGGAGGCGGCGGCGGAGACGCCGGCCGAGGAGCCCGCGGCCAGGACCGCGGAGCGCCCGCGACCGGAGTCGGTGCCGGAGCCGGTGCCGGGGCCGGGTGCGCCCGGACCGGAAGAAGGCGCTCCGGCACGGCGGTTCGCCTGGCCCCGGATCCTGACCACGGCGGCCGGCGTCGTCGCGGGCGCCGCCCTCGGCAGCCTCCTGACGGTCCTCCTCATCGAACCGGCCGACGCGGGCACCCCCGGGGCGAAGGGCTCGCCCTCGACCACGGCCTCGGCCACGCCCGCCGCGCAGACCCGCCCGAGCGGTCCGATCAAGGTCGGCTGCAAGAGCGACACCTGCCTGGACCGCGAGCCGCAGGCGGAGGACTGCCAGTGGGACGCGAAGACGGTGCGCCAGACCTTCCTGCGCGGCATGCGCATCCAACTCCGCTACAGCGAGGCCTGCCAGGCGGTGTGGGGGCGGATCGAGAACGGCAACATCGGGGACACGGTCATGATCCGGGACAAGCGCAGCTCGTCCGACGAGGCCACGATCCGGATGGAGCACGACACGTACACGCGGATGCTTGCCGTCACCCCGGACGCGCCCTGGGAGACCATCACCATCTGCGGGGCGATCCCCGCCCAGAAGGAACAGGAGTGCTCCCCGCTGGGCGAGATCAAGCCCTGA
- a CDS encoding N-acetylmuramoyl-L-alanine amidase → MTTPTARPPLLRRRSLLAGALSLGAALTTLGTAAGRARAADGPLISGCEAWGARPPKSPVKVFAARPQKIIVHHTATANVAEYGQDRAFALARAMQTYQMDTEGWIDTGQHFTVSRGAYVTEGRHGSLAALDSGAQTVEAAHCTGQNTVAVGIENEGTYVTEEPRPEQYAALVDLCTRICLQYGLQPYQIYGHRDFNNTQCPGDRLYALLPQLRADVAARTGGDPTAPVWPVLRTGDVNERVRVLQCLLVQRGAAITPDGSFGPATDGAVRAFQKLIGAGVDGVAGNQTWNQLCAPVAQGAAGEAVKAVQSRLTALGFATTADGLFGPGTAARVAAFQESRALPQDGVVDARTWSRLLA, encoded by the coding sequence ATGACCACGCCGACGGCACGACCGCCGCTGCTCCGCCGACGTTCCCTGCTGGCCGGCGCGCTGTCCCTGGGGGCGGCGCTGACCACGCTGGGCACGGCGGCCGGCCGGGCGCGAGCCGCCGACGGACCCCTGATCTCCGGCTGCGAGGCCTGGGGCGCGCGGCCGCCCAAGAGCCCCGTGAAGGTGTTCGCGGCCCGGCCGCAGAAGATCATCGTGCACCACACGGCGACCGCCAACGTGGCCGAGTACGGACAGGACCGCGCGTTCGCGCTGGCCCGCGCGATGCAGACGTACCAGATGGACACGGAGGGCTGGATCGACACCGGGCAGCACTTCACCGTCAGCCGGGGCGCGTACGTCACCGAGGGCCGGCACGGCAGCCTGGCCGCCCTCGACAGCGGCGCGCAGACCGTCGAGGCCGCGCACTGCACCGGCCAGAACACGGTGGCCGTCGGCATCGAGAACGAGGGCACGTACGTCACGGAGGAGCCCCGCCCCGAGCAGTACGCGGCGCTCGTCGACCTCTGCACCCGGATCTGCCTCCAGTACGGGCTCCAGCCGTACCAGATCTACGGGCACCGGGACTTCAACAACACCCAGTGCCCCGGCGACCGCCTCTACGCGCTGCTGCCCCAGCTGCGCGCGGACGTGGCCGCCCGGACCGGCGGCGACCCGACCGCCCCGGTGTGGCCGGTGCTGCGCACGGGCGACGTGAACGAGCGGGTGCGCGTGCTGCAGTGCCTCCTCGTCCAGCGCGGGGCGGCGATCACGCCGGACGGCTCCTTCGGGCCGGCGACCGACGGCGCGGTGCGCGCGTTCCAGAAGCTGATCGGAGCCGGTGTCGACGGGGTGGCGGGGAACCAGACCTGGAACCAGCTGTGCGCGCCGGTCGCGCAGGGCGCGGCCGGGGAGGCGGTGAAGGCGGTGCAGAGCCGGCTCACCGCCCTCGGCTTCGCGACGACGGCGGACGGCCTTTTCGGGCCCGGCACCGCGGCCCGGGTGGCGGCGTTCCAGGAGTCCCGCGCGCTGCCGCAGGACGGCGTCGTGGACGCGCGGACCTGGAGCCGGCTGCTCGCCTGA